The DNA segment TCATATTTCCATTTCCTGTGAGGTCTGTTCTTTCCAAAATTGATCGGCCCAACCAAAAGACATCGTCATTCCCGCTCCGCCGGGAGCCACACACACACGCACCCCTGGCTGGGGCTGAGCGGAATAGATGACATTGCCAGGGAACTTAGCATAAACGCCATGCCACCGGGCTTCGATGTCCCAGCTGGGAAGCTGGAACTGCTTTTGCACTTCCCGCAAAATCAAACGGTCAATCATTGTTTTATCGAAGGGGCTATCGGTCTGCTCGTATTCATGAGAATCCCCCAACACGACCTGTCCCAATTCATTCTGCGAAGCCATCACATGAACCCCAAACCGATCCAGTTCCGGACTCTCTTCTTGAATCCGTTGCTGAAGCCGGGGAAGGGAAGGGCACTGCAAAAAAGACTCGTAATGACGGAGCGTCAATCCACTCGCCAGGTGTGGGCCCAATCGCCAGCCATCGGGCTGAGCCGAAGTTCGCATCATTTGCAGCTTACAAACCTTCAGATCGATTTCCCGAAACGCTTCCGGGAGAAGCGTTTGAAAATCGCTCCCGCTGCAAACGACGATTTGGTCGGCCTGCCAGGACCGCCCATCGCTGGCCAGCAATCGATTCCCATCGATATGCGAGACCGCCGTGTTGAAACGGCATTCGACCTGATAGGTAGCCTCCAGCCATCCAGGAATTCGCGCGATCGCTTGCGGAGGATTCACGCACAATTCAGCGGGGCTCCACATCGCTCCGCGCAGTCCAGTCGGCTGAGCTGCCGAAGTCTTTCGCATGGTTTGTTCGGGATCGAATAGTTCAACACCATTTCCTACGGATTCATTCTGTTGAACATATTCCTGCAGGACGCTCCATTCGTCGTCATGATGTGCCAGGTGAAGCGAGCCGCATCGGTTCACCCATACATCCGCGTGCTCCCCTAGATGCATCCACAACTCTCTCGACCGCAAAGCCATCTGGTACCGCTCACCAGCGGGCTGTCCGATCGGCCACACCATTCCGAAATTGCGGACCGAAGCTCCAGTGGCAAGGGGAGAACGTTCTAACAGAACGACTCGCAACCCTCGTGCAGCGGCCATCCATGCATTGGCCAAGCCGACGATCCCAGCTCCGACAACCGCCACATCGAAGGTTTCAGAAGGTGAACGAAAAGCCAGTGATTCGGACATTTGGTTTTGCTCTACTTTCCAAATTTTTTGGTTGGTTGTGCGGACAACCAACACTATAAACATTCAAGCAGTGGACGACGGAGGTAGCTTATCGCATCCCTTTCCGAACCCAACCCGTGACCGGCAACCTTAACGCAAACTTCACCGGTTAAGACTGGCATCCGCAACAGGCAACTGTTTTACTTGCGACACCGCATCGCCAGCGACACGCTTCGACCCCTCCGGCTCTTTGGAAAGACGTAATGGGCACCGATCCCGCACCCGCTTCGGCCTCCTCTCAAACGCTCCCCACAACCCCGTCAGGCGGGGAAGCCAAAGGACGAGAAATGCTTTGGGCGGTGGTCGCTGCCTTCGGAACGTACTTTTGCATGTACGCCTTTCGCAAACCTTTTGCAGTGGCTCAGTTTGATGGGCTGCACGTCGGCGACTGGGATTACAAAGTGATCGCGGTCGCTTCACAGGTGCTCGGTTACACGCTTTCCAAATTCATCGGGATCAAAGTCCTGACGGAATTAAAACCTAACCGTAGGGCTTGGTCGATCATCGCATTGATCCTGCTGGCGGAACTGGCGTTGATTCTGCTGGCGATCGTTCCGGCCCCTTGGAATTTGTTCTGTTTGTTCCTGAATGGTTTGCCACTGGGGATGGTCTTCGGATTGGTGATCAGTTTTCTGGAGGGACGGCGACAAACCGAAGCGTTGGCGGCGATCCTCTGTACCAGTTTCATCCTCGCGGATGGATTCACCAAGTCGGTTGGCAAACTGTTGCTTGATTCAGGGGTCTCGCAGTTTTGGATGCCGGCCGGTGTCGGCATCCTCTTCCTCCTCCCATTACTTGGTTTCGTATGGATGCTAAGCGGCGTCAAGCAACCCAGCAAACGAGACATTGTCGCCAGAAGTGAACGGGTTCAGATGACTTCCCAAGACCGCAAATCCTTCATCATCCGTTATGCAGGGGGACTTATCCCGCTGCTGATGATGTACCTGATGGTCACGGTGGTGCGAAGCATTCGCTCCGATTTTGCCCCGGAGATTTGGGGCAGCCTAGGTGTCACCACAACCCCCGAACTGTTCAGCTTTTCTGAGCTATGGGTCGGATTGGCGGTCACTTTGGCAAATGGATTTGCAGTACT comes from the Roseimaritima multifibrata genome and includes:
- a CDS encoding TIGR03364 family FAD-dependent oxidoreductase; the protein is MSESLAFRSPSETFDVAVVGAGIVGLANAWMAAARGLRVVLLERSPLATGASVRNFGMVWPIGQPAGERYQMALRSRELWMHLGEHADVWVNRCGSLHLAHHDDEWSVLQEYVQQNESVGNGVELFDPEQTMRKTSAAQPTGLRGAMWSPAELCVNPPQAIARIPGWLEATYQVECRFNTAVSHIDGNRLLASDGRSWQADQIVVCSGSDFQTLLPEAFREIDLKVCKLQMMRTSAQPDGWRLGPHLASGLTLRHYESFLQCPSLPRLQQRIQEESPELDRFGVHVMASQNELGQVVLGDSHEYEQTDSPFDKTMIDRLILREVQKQFQLPSWDIEARWHGVYAKFPGNVIYSAQPQPGVRVCVAPGGAGMTMSFGWADQFWKEQTSQEMEI
- a CDS encoding DUF5690 family protein, with the translated sequence MGTDPAPASASSQTLPTTPSGGEAKGREMLWAVVAAFGTYFCMYAFRKPFAVAQFDGLHVGDWDYKVIAVASQVLGYTLSKFIGIKVLTELKPNRRAWSIIALILLAELALILLAIVPAPWNLFCLFLNGLPLGMVFGLVISFLEGRRQTEALAAILCTSFILADGFTKSVGKLLLDSGVSQFWMPAGVGILFLLPLLGFVWMLSGVKQPSKRDIVARSERVQMTSQDRKSFIIRYAGGLIPLLMMYLMVTVVRSIRSDFAPEIWGSLGVTTTPELFSFSELWVGLAVTLANGFAVLITNNYRAFRVAILICITGSGLLLAASLGQHTGHLSGFTFMVLIGIGLYLPYVATHTTLFERMLAITRDRGSLVFLMYLADAIGYLGYVAVMLARNALDPGGDFMVFFLPMCYITGGLSITCMLACQFYFSRQQQLAYARSLAL